In the Mastacembelus armatus chromosome 16, fMasArm1.2, whole genome shotgun sequence genome, cattaacatttttactgCTAGTTTTCAAGGCCACTATGGTCTCCAGCTGCAACAGTGAGCTGTGAACTCCCTCTCAAGAGAAGAGGATTTTCTCAACTGCATAAAAGTGACACACTgagaaaagaaataacacaaaattgTCAACTGCAGTGTTGTTTTACATACATGGTAGTAGCACAGAATATACTGCAAACAACTGAACTGGCTATTGTTTTAAAGGCTGGTATCAGTCTATATCTGGAGTAAACCAGTCCACTAAGTTTggtctttcttttgtcttttctcatttCCCCCATTCCATGTGGCAAGAAACAAAAATCCATTCCGCAGGTTTACAGCAGGGTTTGGCTTAAGGCAACATGAGCAGGGTAAACAGCTACTCACACAAAGGCCTGACCTAAATCCACTGGAttcacattttatgtttgttttgaataCTCCATGTATTTAACCGCATGAATACAAAACATGATTATATGTAAAGTTAGTGAAGGTTTATTTCCATGCTAATTCAATTAGAAAAGCAGATCTAAATAGAAAAGTAAGTGAAGTAAGTTTTGATGAACTTACTGTTTATGATGCTGATCTTGCGACCCTGGTACTCCGTGCCAAGTGTAACAGCATTGCCTTGCTTGGAGGCCACTATGCGCACCGTCCTCTGGCTGTCGGCACACTCGATGTTGGGGTTGAAGTTTGGATTGTTTTGAGTCAGGATGTTCTCTGCACTACTGGGATTCAGTGCAGCCTGGATGGGGTCCCGGCAGTATGATTTGTACTTCCATGTGACAACAGGAGGCTGAGTGGCGGTTGTCTGGTAGTTACAGCTGAGGGTAACGGGCTGAAAGAGGATGACAATGTACCTCTTGTTTGGGCATTGGACAGAGATGGCCATGGCAGACTCTGCaaagaaatcagaaataaaGGCATTTACATGGAGGAGTAGATAATGGTGATAATGTTTACTGGGAAAATGCTAATCACTTTTTGCAATATTGTGTAAATATGAGTTTCTTAATGGTCTGCAATACCATGAGGGTGTGGTGCATGACAGACAATGTTTATTCACTGCTAGTATCACTGAGAGTGGTTACAATGAGTCACTTCCGCTGGGCTTCTGCTTTTCCAGCCCACTGAATTATGATAGCTATGCATACTGGACTGTCTGAGGAAAGACGGATAATTGATACCAGACTTTGGTCACCCACTTAAGACATGTGCTTCTGGCACTTAAGACATGTGCTTCTGGTCCCTTTTATGGGATTTGCTGACAAATACACATTGTTTTCAAACATATGTTATTAAAGGTGCTGAGTCGTTTGGTGCAGTGACAATGTTTGCTTTGAATTAAATGTGTTTCCGTCTCACTTTTCACACATCACTAATCTTGAAATAGAAGGAGTCAGTTAAAGTCCTTAAATAGAAGGACCATATGACAGAACAGGATTTCTAGACAGTCTACATGACCTTTTCCTggtaaaaaccaaaaaagaacaacgaagaaaatttgttttcacatttttgcaataaaaataaatcgataaataaaatcactgtAATATGGCACTGAGTTAGATTAAATACACCGCTGTGGAAACAAAGACATGTTAATGCCTTTCACTTCGCATAACCATACAATTACATACGCTGTGTAAAAAATTCGTTTGCATGGATTACATCATTACTATATAAAACCAGCATTTGTTTGGAAGAACAGCAGTGAGAGTTTCTACGGCTCCACGTTTAAACCGCTTTGAAACGTGAAGTGTAATTTGCATTTCTGAACGGGAAATGGCGCTTTCAATTGTCATATGTTGTGACTCAAACGGGCCCATGTGTACGTTAACCAGGCCCTGCTGGCATAACACAACTGTGCAATGTAACACAACAGTTTCGGTTTAGCACattaaatgcaaacatttgcGCACTACAAAAGCATAGGTCTAACCATGTTACTCGTAAACGAAAATTACTGTCAGCCTTTAGGTAAACACCTACCAACAAAAAGAAACGGCGTTTTATTTGTAACGGGTTGAGACATGCTGTGAAATTAGTAATTgataaaaaaaaggttttacaaTGTAATACAGCTCTAAAGTTAGTTGGCACTGGTGTAAATAACGCTCAAATGAGAACTACAACaatacaaaaagaaatgtgCCAGGCTTTGGAAAGACACGACTAGAGAAACAACAACGCGCTGTTCAAGGAAAAGGGCCCACCCTgtctgaaaaaaacaacaggttaACTTACCTGTTGCCATTAAGGCGGCGATTATTATCGTCCAAATCATGTTAATCCTCTTTACTCGGGTCTCACTCGATGTAGATGTTAATAAGCAAtcaaacataaaaccaaaaacttCAGGTTATGCATAATAAATTCTGCGCAAACTGTAGTTTTCCTTTAACCAGGGAGTTTCAGCtccattttgtgtctttctctgttgtaACCAAGGGGTGTACCTGAACGCCCCACGTCAGCCGCGCAGCCAACAGGTGAGAGCTCACCGACAAGTCACAAAACGCAGGGGTGTTAAATTAGTTctggcctgttttttttttttttaatcaggagTGGTTTAATTTGACGCCATGGTCCTTTAGGTGAGACGATAACAAGAATTTAACATGATAAAGCGTTTAActgtcaaaatatttgtttgtttaccaaGTTAGAAATTTGACCCAGAAACAGGCAAACCGTGTTTCGCCTACCCGCTACTTGGTACGACCCAGACTCTGATAACGATATCAAGCCGTTAATGTTCTACCAATTTGTGGGggcatcagtgtgtttgtatgttatgAGTAACCCAGTGCAGGCTCATTTCCTACAGGGgtgaaattttaaaatgttcccACTGACTATTGCCCAGCAGCAGGCCTGCTACAGCTTATGAGCGCCGTAGTATAACAAACATTAGCTCCAGGTGACTGACAGGTGAGCCTGTAAGGTTAAGGGCAGGTTAAGCATCACAACAAACATCTGGTTAGGGTGAAAGTTAAGTTACAACAAAGGCCCTATACCTAGGCCTACTCCTGAGCATTAGGATTTAATGCCAACCCTTAGGCCTGTACTGTAGACAACTTAAAAACAATTTTGAGgcaatattaatataataataatacaaaacaatttttttggCACTTTATAATCTtataatttatttcaaacacattttgaaagaaaaaaatgttccattataattataattatataattattatgtCATTATAATGCACATATGTTATTATTAAATGGTGCAttgtggattatttttgtaCTATTACTAGtaacaaattaaacatttgaatACAGGCCTGTAGCAGaacatttacatgcacatttatACTTTGGTATAAATTCATCTGCTTAAGTTAAGCATCTGATTATTACTAAAAAGACAATTTCCTGATAGATTGTAAATAATGACCGAAtggtttttaaaacatttaattaaagcAACAGAAGAGCATTACAAACATCATTAGCTTATCATTGAATGGAAAGTATTTGATGTCTTCTGTTCTTCAATGTGGACATTTTTAGCCCTGTTTCAAAAAGAAGATAAATGTGTAAGGTAAATATGAATTGTTTTGTACATAATTGGTTCATACTTGTTTTACTGATGTCGCTAAAAGGaaagaataaaaactaaatagtAAAATGTGACTTGGTATTTCCAAAATATCATTGTAATGGTGTTGAATGTTTTACTTGGGGACATGTGAGAccaaaaaatgatttcagtgaGTCATACAGAAATCTGAGTTTGAGAATTGTGTGATCAGTGAACACTTTAGTTATACTTACACAATATGTCACCAGAGCTGCAACAGCGATCACAAACAGAACTGCAAAACGAGAAGCAAGTTGCTGTCATGTTGAGTTAAAGCAGTAAATTTACTAGAACATTTAGCAACATTTTAAAGCCATTGTTGTCAATGTTTGTGTTAAACACATACCACTGCTCTGACTCACTCCACCATGTGCCCAGCTACAGAGCAGCTGCTTTTCACctaaggagaaagaaagaaaatgccaTTAGGAGCTCCACAGAACCACTTGAGTTTTCATActgctgaattttatttatagtaTCACACCTGAAACTTTATCACAATTTCAATAATGGCTGCAGCTGTTAGAGGGAAACAGTTGCATATAAACAGTGTAATAATACCTGTACTGTGACATTTGCAGCGTGTACAAATAGATGAGCTCCAGTTTAACTCAATACTGTTCATGAGCACGTGTTGGAAATTAAATTGTGTGAGGAGAAGCATAAGTGTAGCATAGATTGTTTGACTGTTACTATAGAGTTGGTCATCAGCCACAAAGCAAGCTGAGCACAAGACAATATAAAAATAGTTCAGTTGTAACTTGGACATCCTGACATCTTTTCTGCATAAACTGCAGAGGTTCATGTTGACTAAATTCATAATATTCATACATCCAGGAGAGATGTTTAAGATCGTTACTCCATTGGCTTCCACGTCAAACTTCCTTATAGCCTCAGGGCAGATGATGGTGATGTTGGACTGGACGTTGCACACAGCACATCTCTTGGCAGTAGATGAAAAGGACGCACAACACCCTGGCAATGGTTGATCAAGGCTTCTGTTGTAGACAAGAGTGTCATCAGATGCATAAATGGACATTAGATCTGGGCATCTGTTCTTATCCATGCAGGTATGGCACTGAACTGCAGTcaaaacagaggaaacacatcagtgaacaacagacaaatgaaacaaatttaCATTTCAGAGCCAGggtgatttaaaatgtttgtattttttatattaacacaATCACTGCAGTTTGGCACAATCAACAGATTCACAAAATAACTTACGCTTTTGGTCTCCTGCAGGTTTAGCACCTGTAACATAAGGGAAATATCAACAATttagaaatactgtatattgttgGTATAAACAGTACTCAAAGTATACTATTAAAAAGTTGATCCTATATTCAAGACAATTAAACAGGAATCAAGAAAGTAATACAGGGAGTTTGAACTGTTTTAGCACCTACCTGTGATTGTAAACACAGGAACAATGAATGTCAATGACACCAATAACAGGAGGGATGCTGGAAatacacaggaagaaaataaataacaatatacagggtgggccatttatatggatacaccttaataaaatgggaatggttggtgatattaacgtcctgtttgtggcacattagtatatgtgagggggcaaacttttcaagatgggtggtgaccatggtggccatttggaagtcggccatcttggatccaacttttgttttttcaataggaagagggtcatgtgacacatcaaacttattgagaatttcacaagaaaaacaatggtgtgcttggttttaacgtaactttattctttcatgagttatttacaagtttctgaccacttataaaatgtgttcGGGAGACCTTGGGGGCCATTCAACTGGCCCACGACGACCAATCCAGTTTCCTGAAAAGTGGATTGGTCGTCGTGGGCCAGTTGAATGGCTCCCAAGGTCTCCCGATCTGACCCCCTTAGACTTTTATCTTTGGGGTCATCTGAAGGCAATTGTCTATGGTGTGAAGATACGAGATGTGCAGCACCTGAAACTACGGATACTGGAAGCCTGTGCTGGCATTTCTCCTGTGGTGTTgctatcagtgtgtgaagagtggGAGAAGAGGGTTGCATTGACAATCCATCACAATGGGCAgcacattgaacacattttataagtggtcagaaacttgtaaataactcatgaaagaataaagttacgttaaaaccaagcacaccattgtttttcttgtgaaattcccaataagtttgatgtgtcacatgaccctcttcgtattgaaaaaacaaaagttggatccaagatggccgacttccaaatggccaccatggtcaccacccatcttgaaaagtttgccccctcacatatactaatgtgccacaaacaggacgttaatatcaccaaccattcccattttattaaggtgtatccatataaatggcCCACCCTGTACTTTCCTCATGTGATAGTATTATTACACTGTAAGATGGTATTCATTATTATATATCTGTACAATTTACACCTGCACAATTTAATGTAACTTAATACAACTTTTAATTATCATATTAGTATTTTTAATTGCTACATTGATAGTATCTTCTtgtaatttttctgtttgtattactgtattgtatgttttgtattgAAACCTGTATTGCTGTGGTTTTGAGAATTTTCTCACTGTGGAATTAGGTTAAACTTATGTTAAGGGGTAAGGCAGCTTGTAATAGTATCAGGTTAAGGTCTTAAAGTTTCCAATTAAATTATATGTTTTAGCACTGAGGTCATAGTTTTTCTGTTGTACTGGACTGCATCATAATCTCCCTTCCTGTAAGTAAATGCAAAGGACTAAAAGTTAGAAAGACATAATTTAAGTCCAGTAAAACTATGACCTTggtttaatatatatatatatatatatatatatattatatatatatatatatatatatatatatatatatataaaatatatttatatatatataaatatatatatatatatatatatatattagatatatatatataaataaatataatatatatatatatatatatatatcaaatacatatatatctatatatatacatatatatatataaaaaaatctatatataaaataaatatataatatataaataaatatctatatatataataaaattctaatatatatatcatcattatatatatatataataaaaaatcaatatatatatctatactaaatatatatcatataaatctatatatataaactatatatatattaaattttatatttatactataattttttatatatatatatatatatataatttacacattttcatcaaTATCAGCAAAAACAGTGTTCAATTTTATGGCAGAGCTGTTGCATTGAATTACAGTAGACTGTACAAGTGTAACtgataaagttaaaataatgttGCATAGTTTGTCACATGTTCAATCAAAACTTTAGTGgtgatctaaaaaaaatatacattgaAATTTAATTACGTTTCCACTTCTTTCTACCAGCTTTTTTCCACTGTTGGTTGCTCTTTCTTGGCTTTTGAAGAATGAGTGGTGGGCGTTTTGGTTTTGATGGGTTTTCTCCAGTGGCCATCTCGGTGTTCATGACACAGCAATTTACATCTGCCCTTTTAACACTTAGATCTTTGTCTCTAATGGTTGTTGTTCCGGGTAAAGTGTTTGTGACAGTTTCCTCTTCTTGGCCTTTCCCTGTAAGGGCTATCAGCGTGGCTTGTGGTGGAAAGATGTGTTGTGAAACTGCATTTGGAATAGCTGGTTTTAATAACCGCTTCCCGGTAGACACAGAGTGTGATTCAGGCTTTGAAGagccaaccacacacacaatatctGCATTCAAAACAGCAGGTTCAGATGGGAACGACCTGACCAATTCCACCTTAGGAATGGGCTTCACAAAGCTGCCTGTGTCTAATACAGGTAAAGCACTTTCAGTGTAATTTTCACTGAACGTGTGCTCCATGTTGGAGGAGAGGCCAGCAGCACtgtatatgaaaaaaagaatactttaaaaaaaatacaaaagcatatttagttttttacaGTAGCATCAAAATACTTCCAGAGAAAGTATTTTTCAGCCATATTAGTGTGAACAAATACATCAAAATGACTTCAGCCATTACTTTCACATAGCATGTGACAATGTTCATTTTTAccttaaagtaaaaataaaagagagaaacatACCCGCTCTCCTGGGTATGTAGAGCCTGGCAACCTACAAGTATAAAACAGTTCAAAcacttgttttcatttgcaaagCAGATATACATTAGGGAAGAGAAAATAGTAGTGTAGTTACATT is a window encoding:
- the LOC113136250 gene encoding uncharacterized protein LOC113136250 — translated: MALSKADTPASCDTLWLTQWKILSLLSRKVARLYIPRRAGMFLSFIFTLSAAGLSSNMEHTFSENYTESALPVLDTGSFVKPIPKVELVRSFPSEPAVLNADIVCVVGSSKPESHSVSTGKRLLKPAIPNAVSQHIFPPQATLIALTGKGQEEETVTNTLPGTTTIRDKDLSVKRADVNCCVMNTEMATGENPSKPKRPPLILQKPRKSNQQWKKAGRKKWKPSLLLLVSLTFIVPVFTITGAKPAGDQKLQCHTCMDKNRCPDLMSIYASDDTLVYNRSLDQPLPGCCASFSSTAKRCAVCNVQSNITIICPEAIRKFDVEANGVTILNISPGCEKQLLCSWAHGGVSQSSVLFVIAVAALVTYCG